A portion of the Edaphobacter lichenicola genome contains these proteins:
- a CDS encoding winged helix-turn-helix transcriptional regulator, which yields MQDYHECASYIQRVSGVKTVLQGKWSLEILCAMRTEPVRLSRLMRLIPKASKKALRANLRSLESARIVVRRDLSDTLLHVEYDFVDDTRETIWTILDHLAVWGKILQARAKVPPSQA from the coding sequence ATGCAGGACTATCACGAATGCGCAAGTTACATTCAGCGGGTTTCTGGAGTAAAAACGGTCCTACAGGGCAAATGGAGCTTGGAAATCCTATGCGCCATGCGAACGGAACCCGTTCGTCTCAGTCGGCTCATGAGGCTCATTCCCAAGGCGTCGAAGAAGGCACTAAGAGCCAATCTTCGATCCTTGGAGTCCGCACGGATCGTTGTGAGAAGGGATTTGAGCGATACCTTGCTTCATGTTGAATACGACTTTGTCGATGACACGAGAGAGACAATCTGGACGATCTTGGATCATCTGGCCGTTTGGGGAAAGATCTTGCAAGCAAGAGCAAAGGTCCCTCCTTCGCAGGCTTGA
- a CDS encoding helix-turn-helix domain-containing protein: MKAVADMNDRRNPQPYKSVPGSPLPSIADSVCTAPTSETRGRTAVIPLLPHTRTTNASVDYVHLPRLVVTVHLNPVRVQQRWLLDVSADPKIDTAENLSIDADWALSPEVAHTCDSVQFHLPRTTLNDFTDANGLPRLSIECHGDLSESPVFAQLTSLIIPCIEAPSLFSSTFMNHFVMLFCSHVVHLWSSRSKDEEVHRGGLSTWQRRRAMELLSKGTYDDVKLAVIAKECRLSVSHFARSFKKTFGLPVHRWVIDQRVDHAKQLLLNSNESLIEIAFQAGFCDQASFNRTFAKLTGTSPGRWRRDFKV, from the coding sequence ATGAAGGCGGTAGCGGACATGAATGACAGACGCAACCCACAGCCCTACAAAAGCGTTCCAGGGAGCCCGCTCCCTTCAATCGCAGACAGCGTGTGTACCGCGCCCACATCAGAGACGCGCGGCAGAACGGCAGTAATACCTCTATTGCCTCACACCCGAACGACAAATGCTTCGGTTGACTACGTTCATCTGCCAAGGCTGGTCGTCACCGTCCATCTCAACCCTGTCCGGGTGCAACAACGGTGGCTGCTTGATGTTTCTGCCGATCCCAAGATCGACACTGCCGAAAACCTCAGTATCGACGCCGACTGGGCACTTTCACCTGAGGTGGCTCATACGTGCGATTCCGTGCAGTTTCATCTTCCACGGACGACGCTCAACGACTTCACCGACGCCAACGGGCTGCCTCGACTCTCCATTGAATGCCATGGGGATTTGAGTGAGTCTCCGGTCTTTGCGCAGCTCACGAGCCTTATCATTCCCTGCATTGAAGCGCCCTCTCTCTTCTCGTCCACCTTCATGAATCACTTCGTGATGCTCTTTTGCTCACATGTGGTTCATCTTTGGAGCTCCCGGTCGAAGGATGAAGAGGTACATCGCGGCGGTCTCTCCACCTGGCAGAGGCGGCGGGCGATGGAGCTCTTGTCAAAGGGAACGTACGACGATGTCAAGCTGGCGGTAATTGCCAAAGAGTGCCGCTTGTCTGTGAGCCATTTCGCGCGGTCCTTCAAGAAAACCTTCGGACTTCCTGTTCACCGCTGGGTTATCGATCAGCGCGTCGATCACGCTAAACAACTCCTTCTCAACTCCAATGAATCTTTGATAGAGATTGCATTCCAAGCCGGATTTTGTGACCAAGCGTCGTTCAATCGAACATTCGCGAAGCTCACTGGCACCAGCCCCGGCCGCTGGCGTAGGGACTTCAAGGTGTAG
- a CDS encoding DUF6908 domain-containing protein, translating to MDTILRILKDAGGWHHGLHLRIENPPYMALVIEATDESGPCGLPALSVCHYAEQNGDAMRDPEMCFELGFAAGPHLNPFYWRNDYLGVEQWSRFIRDAHYCYHTLLHTEHERFAKLWDRNLQQQGFAEAFERQRQRHA from the coding sequence ATGGACACCATTCTCCGCATCCTCAAAGACGCAGGAGGCTGGCATCACGGCCTCCACCTGCGCATCGAAAACCCGCCTTACATGGCGTTGGTAATCGAGGCAACCGATGAATCCGGCCCGTGTGGTTTGCCCGCTCTGTCCGTTTGTCATTACGCAGAACAGAACGGCGACGCGATGCGTGACCCGGAGATGTGTTTCGAGCTGGGATTCGCGGCAGGTCCCCACCTGAACCCGTTCTATTGGCGCAATGACTATCTAGGCGTTGAGCAGTGGAGCCGATTCATCCGTGACGCCCACTACTGCTACCACACGCTACTCCACACCGAGCATGAACGCTTCGCCAAGCTGTGGGACAGAAACCTTCAACAGCAGGGCTTCGCCGAGGCCTTCGAGCGGCAGCGACAGCGACACGCATAA
- a CDS encoding SDR family oxidoreductase, translating to MHKDLDGRVAIVTGSSKGFGSAIAKALAAEGASTVVNYVSDKTGAEKTVAAITAAGGIAIALQGSVSDLSEVRRIFDQTIAAFGKVAILVNNAGVYTFGPLAEIEEAEYRRQFDTNVLGTLLMCKEASIRFGDAGGSIINIGTAGTTLNLPGTVMYTATKAASDSITHVLAKELGRRGIRVNSVNPGIVLTEGVSALGMNSETAFVVDLVTQTPLGRAGTTQDIADVVTFLASDKSRWVTGQIIQASGGLQ from the coding sequence ATGCATAAGGATCTAGACGGTAGAGTCGCGATCGTCACCGGAAGTTCCAAAGGGTTCGGCTCGGCGATCGCAAAGGCGCTGGCAGCCGAAGGGGCGTCAACAGTCGTGAATTATGTTTCAGACAAAACCGGCGCGGAAAAGACTGTGGCCGCAATCACTGCGGCAGGCGGCATCGCGATCGCCCTTCAGGGATCCGTTAGTGACCTGTCGGAGGTGAGGCGGATCTTCGACCAGACGATTGCGGCTTTCGGTAAGGTAGCCATCCTCGTCAATAACGCAGGCGTTTACACGTTTGGTCCTCTCGCGGAGATCGAAGAGGCGGAGTACCGGAGGCAATTCGATACGAATGTTTTGGGAACACTTCTGATGTGCAAGGAAGCTTCCATCCGCTTTGGTGACGCCGGCGGAAGCATCATCAACATCGGCACCGCCGGTACGACCCTCAATCTGCCTGGCACGGTGATGTATACGGCAACCAAAGCAGCCTCCGATTCCATCACCCATGTTCTCGCCAAGGAACTAGGCAGGCGCGGTATCCGAGTGAACTCGGTGAATCCCGGGATTGTGCTGACCGAGGGTGTCAGTGCCTTGGGAATGAATTCTGAGACGGCCTTTGTCGTAGACCTTGTTACCCAAACGCCACTGGGGCGCGCTGGAACGACCCAGGACATTGCGGATGTCGTTACCTTTCTTGCCTCTGACAAATCACGCTGGGTCACCGGGCAGATCATACAAGCTTCGGGCGGCCTGCAGTAG
- a CDS encoding TetR/AcrR family transcriptional regulator: protein MTVRRNEQRTRSLILQAAFEIVCIYGFSGVTLGNLAKHIGMSKSGLFAHFKSIEQLHRELIKHIGSVFRTEVVSPALNVAEGLPRLEATIANWLTWASRPTALGGAPLLAGFFEFDDREGSVRDSLLEEGIRWCTHLRQLVTQAIAMDDFRQDLDAEQFVFELCGIYFSFHVSERFMRDSGSRGFARLAVEELINRARRR from the coding sequence ATGACTGTAAGACGAAATGAGCAGCGGACCCGGTCGCTCATACTTCAAGCTGCATTCGAGATCGTCTGTATCTATGGGTTTTCCGGAGTGACATTAGGGAATCTCGCAAAACACATAGGAATGTCGAAGAGTGGCCTCTTTGCTCATTTCAAATCGATAGAGCAACTTCACCGGGAGCTGATTAAACACATTGGCAGTGTCTTTCGCACGGAAGTTGTGTCCCCAGCTCTCAATGTCGCCGAAGGGCTCCCTCGATTGGAAGCCACCATCGCAAACTGGTTGACGTGGGCGTCTCGTCCGACGGCCTTAGGCGGCGCTCCACTCTTAGCGGGCTTTTTCGAATTCGATGACCGTGAAGGTTCGGTCCGAGATTCTCTCTTAGAGGAAGGAATTCGCTGGTGCACTCACCTGCGGCAGCTCGTTACCCAAGCCATCGCAATGGACGACTTCCGCCAGGATCTTGACGCGGAGCAGTTTGTCTTCGAGCTTTGCGGTATCTACTTCAGCTTCCATGTCTCGGAGCGCTTCATGCGCGATTCAGGCTCGCGTGGTTTCGCAAGACTGGCTGTCGAAGAACTCATCAACCGTGCTCGCAGGCGTTAG
- a CDS encoding response regulator has product MQANKKITVLTVDDHPMIREGIAGAVNLESDMTLVGEATNGQEAIEAFRRLQPDVALMDLQMPVMSGTEALTVIRSEFPSARIIMLTTYDGDVQVVRALRAGAQGYLLKSMLRKELLETIRMVYAGKRCIPREVAERIADNFDHDSLTPREIAVLRLVSNGHSNKLVGQQLSISEDTVKNHMGSILSKLSAQDRTHAVTIAMRRGFLDG; this is encoded by the coding sequence ATGCAAGCTAATAAGAAGATTACTGTCCTTACTGTTGACGACCATCCGATGATCCGAGAGGGAATCGCAGGTGCGGTTAACTTGGAATCGGATATGACACTCGTCGGAGAGGCAACGAATGGTCAAGAGGCCATTGAAGCCTTCAGAAGGCTCCAACCGGACGTCGCACTCATGGATCTACAGATGCCTGTCATGAGTGGGACGGAAGCTCTCACAGTGATTCGATCTGAGTTTCCTTCGGCACGGATCATTATGCTCACAACTTATGATGGAGATGTACAAGTGGTTCGCGCCTTACGTGCCGGGGCTCAGGGATACTTGCTCAAGAGCATGCTGCGCAAAGAGCTCCTCGAAACCATAAGGATGGTTTATGCCGGCAAACGTTGCATCCCTAGAGAAGTTGCGGAGCGGATCGCGGATAATTTCGATCATGATTCATTGACTCCAAGAGAAATTGCGGTACTCCGATTAGTTTCGAACGGACATTCGAATAAGCTAGTCGGGCAGCAACTATCGATCTCAGAAGACACGGTGAAAAATCACATGGGGAGTATCCTGTCGAAGCTCTCGGCGCAAGATCGAACTCATGCTGTGACGATCGCGATGAGGCGTGGCTTCCTCGACGGATAG
- a CDS encoding SDR family NAD(P)-dependent oxidoreductase: MGKLDGKVALITGGTSGIGFATAKVFVAEGAQVYVTGRHKDKVNAAVTKIGKGCIGVQGNVADMGDLDGLFKQIAEAHERLDIVFANAGTAEYAQMGQIDEGHFERIFNANVKGLLFSVQKALPLMREGSTIVLTSSVVGSKGFSSNSVYAASKAAIRSFARTWTTDLRDRKIRVNVVSPGSIDTEGFRDLVGKSPVGQQRMTSLAKAVPIGRTGHPDEVAKAVLFLASDDSSYITGAELFVDGGLGQV, encoded by the coding sequence ATGGGAAAGCTCGATGGAAAAGTGGCATTGATCACAGGCGGGACGAGCGGAATCGGCTTTGCGACTGCAAAGGTTTTCGTGGCCGAAGGCGCACAGGTCTATGTAACCGGCCGTCACAAGGACAAAGTTAATGCGGCCGTGACAAAGATCGGCAAAGGCTGCATCGGCGTGCAAGGGAATGTCGCAGATATGGGCGACCTCGATGGCCTCTTCAAGCAAATCGCAGAAGCACACGAACGGCTTGATATTGTGTTTGCAAATGCCGGAACGGCGGAATACGCGCAAATGGGCCAGATCGATGAAGGCCACTTCGAACGCATATTCAACGCAAACGTCAAGGGTTTGCTCTTTAGCGTCCAGAAGGCTCTCCCGCTTATGCGTGAGGGTTCGACGATCGTCCTGACCAGCTCAGTCGTTGGAAGCAAGGGCTTCTCATCCAATTCGGTGTATGCCGCTTCCAAGGCTGCTATACGCTCGTTTGCGCGGACTTGGACCACTGACCTAAGGGATCGCAAAATCCGCGTCAACGTCGTTAGTCCAGGTTCAATCGATACAGAGGGATTCCGGGATTTGGTAGGAAAGTCACCGGTCGGCCAGCAGCGTATGACCAGCTTGGCTAAGGCAGTCCCCATCGGCCGAACCGGGCATCCGGATGAGGTCGCGAAGGCGGTCTTGTTCCTAGCCTCAGATGACAGCAGCTACATCACCGGAGCGGAACTCTTTGTCGATGGTGGTCTAGGCCAGGTTTAG
- a CDS encoding TetR/AcrR family transcriptional regulator: MANTGTREKIIEAAYVRFYEFGYNGTSVQDIVDLVGVPKGTFYNYFKSKELLGLEALDLYACVADKVFTPPDVAQGSPRSKKPPPSEIARLRGQFEEALKFQERQKISLGCLMGNFTAESSALPESFGKLIEKSFSRWIAAVSASLRAAQVSGEVAHSHDPDSLARYLMAAWFGSLLLMKNSQKKTPIDDFFRLSFDTLLKTAPPLTKKKVPQRRNGK, encoded by the coding sequence ATGGCAAACACCGGAACTCGCGAGAAGATCATAGAGGCAGCGTATGTCCGATTCTATGAGTTCGGATACAACGGCACGAGTGTACAAGACATCGTCGATCTGGTCGGCGTTCCCAAGGGAACCTTCTACAACTATTTTAAGAGTAAAGAACTTTTAGGCCTTGAGGCGCTCGATCTCTATGCTTGCGTCGCCGACAAGGTGTTCACGCCACCCGACGTCGCACAAGGATCGCCCAGGTCGAAGAAACCTCCGCCATCGGAGATTGCACGCCTCCGCGGCCAATTTGAGGAAGCTCTTAAGTTTCAGGAGCGGCAGAAGATATCTCTCGGCTGCCTTATGGGAAACTTCACCGCGGAATCTTCTGCATTGCCAGAGAGTTTCGGGAAGTTGATTGAAAAGAGCTTTAGTCGTTGGATTGCTGCGGTCTCTGCTTCCCTCCGAGCAGCTCAAGTGAGTGGGGAAGTTGCCCACTCGCATGATCCGGATAGTCTTGCCAGATACCTGATGGCTGCATGGTTTGGCTCGTTGCTGTTGATGAAGAATTCGCAAAAAAAGACACCGATCGATGATTTTTTCAGACTAAGCTTTGATACGCTCCTGAAAACTGCGCCTCCGCTAACTAAAAAGAAAGTGCCGCAACGTCGCAACGGGAAGTGA
- a CDS encoding ParB/RepB/Spo0J family partition protein codes for MQDSSAFQYIAVDQIHESTTNPRQTFEQNKLEELAESIRQHGLIQPITIRPNASGFEIVAGARRFRAAQLAELFSLPARIVELDDAAAMEWQLVENSQRVDVHPYEEAQGFQRLLDLPGYDVAALVTKSGKSAAHIYARLSLLQLVPDVAEAFVHERITASHANLIARLPQEHQTEAFENCWRKDWQDKEAHLLPAKHLSAWIQANLYLSLAEAPFDLEDATLNPEAGACITCPRRSGFNTSLFADVHGDQCLDAPCFQAKVTAHIDREIAARPELVTIETAWRAPKEQRPGALQKHQYRELNIPDNPDAEPPCSHTKSALIVFGKHAGRTLTVCIEPDCPVHNPREVARVAADPPPVMAPPAEQETEEEAAQREAEHEQRMAEYRAEQERKEEERKAEFDRQQKEYEAEQARRDKQCKARVATFDRILDQAPAVFTTPSFACSCGWWSTSTPIASLRK; via the coding sequence ATGCAGGACAGCAGCGCATTCCAATACATCGCCGTTGACCAGATACACGAGTCCACCACCAACCCACGCCAGACCTTCGAGCAAAACAAGCTGGAAGAGCTTGCCGAATCGATCCGCCAACATGGTCTGATTCAACCCATCACCATCCGCCCGAACGCTAGCGGATTCGAAATCGTCGCAGGTGCAAGGCGCTTCCGCGCGGCGCAGCTTGCAGAACTGTTTTCTCTTCCCGCCCGCATCGTAGAACTGGACGATGCCGCCGCGATGGAGTGGCAGCTGGTCGAGAACTCACAGCGTGTGGACGTTCACCCTTACGAAGAGGCGCAAGGCTTTCAGCGTCTCCTAGATCTCCCCGGCTACGACGTAGCCGCGCTTGTCACCAAATCAGGCAAGAGCGCAGCGCACATCTATGCGCGCTTATCACTGTTACAGCTTGTCCCCGATGTCGCGGAGGCCTTTGTGCACGAGCGCATCACCGCCAGCCACGCCAACCTGATCGCTCGTCTACCCCAAGAGCATCAAACGGAGGCGTTCGAAAACTGCTGGCGCAAAGACTGGCAGGACAAGGAAGCGCACCTGCTTCCCGCCAAGCACCTGAGCGCATGGATACAAGCCAACCTCTACCTGAGCCTTGCCGAAGCGCCGTTCGACCTCGAAGACGCCACCCTCAACCCAGAGGCCGGGGCTTGCATCACCTGCCCGCGTCGCAGCGGTTTCAATACCAGTCTGTTTGCCGACGTGCATGGCGACCAGTGCCTTGACGCGCCATGCTTCCAAGCGAAGGTGACGGCTCACATCGACCGCGAGATTGCCGCGCGGCCTGAGCTTGTAACCATCGAGACAGCGTGGAGAGCGCCGAAGGAGCAGCGTCCCGGTGCCTTGCAGAAACACCAATACCGCGAACTCAACATTCCCGATAACCCGGACGCCGAGCCGCCATGCAGTCACACCAAATCCGCCCTGATCGTGTTCGGCAAACATGCCGGGCGCACGCTCACGGTCTGCATCGAACCCGATTGCCCGGTACACAACCCGCGCGAAGTTGCGCGTGTTGCCGCTGACCCACCTCCTGTCATGGCTCCCCCCGCCGAACAGGAGACGGAAGAGGAGGCAGCACAGCGCGAAGCCGAGCACGAGCAACGGATGGCCGAGTATAGAGCCGAACAGGAGCGCAAAGAGGAGGAGCGCAAAGCCGAGTTCGACCGTCAGCAGAAGGAGTATGAAGCCGAGCAAGCGCGTCGCGACAAACAGTGCAAGGCTCGGGTTGCCACTTTCGACCGCATCCTCGACCAGGCACCCGCCGTTTTCACCACCCCCAGCTTCGCTTGTTCCTGCGGTTGGTGGTCTACATCGACCCCTATAGCTTCCTTGAGGAAGTAG
- the ltrA gene encoding group II intron reverse transcriptase/maturase yields MKMEQSMCAASGPAAQWEQIDWSQCEQKVRRLQARIVKATQEGGYGKVKALQWLLTHSFYGRALAVKRVTHNKGKNTPGVDGAVWRSPASRYKAIDTLRRRGYQPRPLRRVYIPKTNGKLRPLGIPTMKDRAMQALYLLALLPVSETTGDLNSYGFRPKRSTADAIEQCFNAVGMRNSARWVLEGDIRGCFDNISHEWMLDHIPTDKEVLRKWLKAGFMENRMLFPTEAGTPQGGIISPTLANLTLDGLEQLLKQAFRQRKIDGKMHNPKVNFVRYADDFIITGSSKELLENEVKPLVERFLFERGLQLSPEKTCITHIEDGFDFLGQNLRRHGVKVLTTPSKKNLRAFFEKVRSVIRKNDSAKQVNLIGRLNPVIRGWANYHRHIVASPAFGKAEMVIWQSLWRWAKRRHPKKSTAWIVNRYWHRLGTRRYFAVMADSKTRQGRAMASYLIDPRKIPIERHIKVKSNANPFDPQWSSYFESRKKLKKAHDDR; encoded by the coding sequence ATGAAGATGGAGCAATCCATGTGTGCAGCCTCCGGCCCGGCGGCTCAATGGGAACAGATCGACTGGTCTCAATGCGAGCAGAAGGTCAGGAGACTGCAGGCGCGTATCGTCAAGGCAACACAGGAAGGCGGCTACGGCAAGGTGAAAGCCCTGCAATGGCTGCTGACCCACTCGTTTTACGGTCGAGCGTTGGCTGTAAAGCGAGTGACGCACAATAAGGGCAAGAACACGCCGGGAGTCGACGGAGCAGTCTGGCGATCCCCGGCCTCCAGGTACAAGGCCATCGACACTCTTCGGCGTCGCGGGTACCAACCGCGACCGCTGAGGCGAGTCTATATCCCGAAGACCAACGGGAAGCTGAGACCGCTGGGAATCCCCACGATGAAGGATCGTGCAATGCAGGCGCTTTACCTGCTCGCGTTGCTCCCCGTCTCGGAAACAACCGGCGATCTTAACTCTTATGGTTTTCGACCGAAGCGCTCGACCGCTGACGCCATCGAGCAGTGCTTCAATGCTGTAGGCATGAGGAACAGCGCCCGATGGGTGCTGGAAGGCGACATCCGTGGCTGCTTCGATAACATCAGTCACGAATGGATGCTCGACCACATCCCTACGGATAAAGAGGTTCTGCGGAAGTGGTTGAAGGCGGGCTTCATGGAAAATCGAATGCTGTTCCCCACGGAGGCAGGAACGCCACAGGGCGGTATCATCTCCCCCACGCTGGCGAACCTGACACTCGACGGGCTGGAGCAGCTTCTCAAGCAGGCCTTCCGGCAACGGAAGATCGATGGGAAGATGCACAACCCGAAGGTGAACTTCGTGCGTTATGCCGATGACTTCATCATCACAGGCAGCTCGAAAGAACTGCTCGAAAATGAAGTCAAGCCGCTGGTCGAACGCTTCTTGTTCGAACGTGGCTTGCAGCTCTCACCTGAGAAAACCTGCATCACGCATATCGAAGATGGCTTCGACTTCCTGGGGCAGAACCTGCGGCGACATGGCGTCAAGGTCCTCACCACACCTTCGAAGAAGAATCTGCGTGCGTTCTTCGAGAAGGTGCGCAGTGTTATTCGCAAGAATGACTCCGCGAAACAGGTGAACTTGATAGGCAGGCTCAACCCGGTCATCCGGGGATGGGCGAACTATCACCGCCACATCGTTGCGAGTCCGGCGTTCGGAAAAGCGGAGATGGTCATCTGGCAGTCGCTCTGGCGATGGGCGAAGCGTCGGCACCCGAAGAAGTCCACTGCCTGGATCGTGAACCGATACTGGCATCGGCTTGGAACGAGACGATACTTCGCTGTCATGGCCGATTCGAAAACGCGGCAAGGCCGCGCCATGGCGTCTTATCTGATAGATCCCAGAAAGATACCTATCGAACGGCATATCAAGGTGAAGTCGAATGCTAATCCGTTCGACCCACAATGGAGCAGCTACTTCGAGTCTCGCAAGAAACTCAAGAAAGCCCATGACGATCGCTAA
- a CDS encoding response regulator: MDDDLVCLKLRQTLLESNGYAVIISDRPFEALKQDFDAVDLAFVDYDMPEMNGRELLLRMRASNATFPIVLLSGRAYTLPVEVRVLFSACIDKGSPVGEMLEIIERFRTQGDVKDWG, from the coding sequence GTGGACGACGATCTTGTATGTCTTAAGCTCCGTCAGACTCTTCTTGAAAGCAACGGATACGCTGTGATCATCTCAGATCGACCGTTTGAGGCTTTAAAGCAAGACTTCGACGCTGTCGACCTAGCGTTCGTGGATTACGACATGCCTGAGATGAATGGCAGAGAGTTGCTGCTCAGAATGCGCGCGTCAAACGCGACATTTCCGATTGTTCTCCTGAGCGGGCGAGCCTATACCTTGCCGGTCGAGGTGCGCGTCCTCTTCTCAGCTTGCATCGATAAGGGCTCGCCGGTAGGAGAAATGCTCGAAATCATCGAGCGGTTTCGGACCCAGGGAGACGTGAAGGATTGGGGTTAG
- a CDS encoding ArdC family protein — protein MSTTATTIDSKKPTTKQEIITANIKLLIEQLEAGHSDALTNYLTAMSRFHNYSFGNVLEIARQMPTATRVAGFWTWKNLGRGVNAGAKGIRILAPIVGVRRKKDEEAEKDITKQNTRALLGFRNAYVFDISQTNGVDLPELHEVSGDPGESIDRLATFLRGKGIQIVYNPKIAPAMGVSYGGRIAILPGQSKAEEFSTLVHEAAHEMMHKAERRTATTKTVRETEAEAVAFVVGKAIGLVTGSASADYINLYHGNASLLAESLEVVQQVANVILAALEPSVPDEAEATTAAQETGEEQLQEAA, from the coding sequence ATGAGCACCACAGCAACCACCATCGACAGCAAGAAGCCCACCACCAAGCAGGAAATCATCACCGCCAACATCAAGCTCCTCATTGAGCAGTTAGAGGCAGGACATTCCGACGCCCTCACCAACTACCTCACCGCCATGAGCCGTTTTCATAATTACAGCTTTGGGAACGTGTTGGAGATCGCCCGGCAGATGCCGACCGCTACCCGCGTTGCAGGGTTCTGGACGTGGAAGAACCTTGGTCGCGGCGTCAATGCGGGAGCCAAAGGCATTCGCATCCTTGCCCCTATCGTCGGTGTTCGCCGCAAGAAGGACGAGGAAGCGGAGAAAGACATCACGAAACAGAACACCCGCGCCCTGCTTGGGTTTCGAAATGCCTACGTCTTCGATATCTCGCAAACCAACGGTGTAGACCTTCCCGAGTTGCACGAGGTTTCAGGCGACCCCGGCGAGAGCATCGACCGTCTTGCAACGTTCCTCAGAGGCAAGGGCATTCAGATTGTCTATAACCCGAAGATTGCTCCGGCAATGGGCGTCAGCTACGGCGGACGTATCGCTATCCTTCCCGGTCAGTCCAAGGCCGAGGAGTTCTCCACGCTCGTACACGAAGCGGCGCACGAGATGATGCACAAGGCCGAGCGGCGCACCGCGACCACCAAGACCGTGCGCGAGACGGAGGCCGAAGCTGTCGCCTTCGTTGTCGGGAAAGCGATTGGTCTAGTTACGGGCAGCGCGTCAGCGGACTACATCAACCTTTATCACGGCAATGCTTCTCTCTTGGCCGAGAGCTTGGAGGTTGTGCAGCAAGTCGCCAACGTCATTCTCGCGGCTTTGGAACCTTCCGTGCCGGATGAGGCAGAAGCGACGACCGCAGCCCAGGAGACGGGTGAAGAGCAACTGCAGGAGGCGGCGTAA
- a CDS encoding IS481 family transposase encodes MPWKESCILDQRLQFLASYQKEEMSVADLCRAYGISRPTAYRWINRYNETGPEGLVDRSRRPHTCSHATLEPMENAILVLRAKHPSWGARKLKARLEMLQPELVWPAASTFGNILSRAGLTSPQKKRKRITPCSEPFSMVTGPNQLWCMDFKGYFVTGDGKRCDPFTITDAYSRYLIRCQIVSRIDLSHVRAICEAAMREYGMPARIRTDNGAPFAGTGLMGLSKLALGWMKLGIVHERIQAGRPQQNGRHERMHRTLKEDTTKPPASSLRAQQSRFDNFRYVFNNERPHEGLKNAVPASLYHPSSVRLPRKLSEFTYPKGLLLRKVNNSGDISWHKTRIFISEVFRFEELALELTTPGFYRVYFRDLEVGELNVEELRFRAARRVV; translated from the coding sequence ATGCCCTGGAAAGAGAGTTGTATCTTGGATCAACGTTTGCAGTTTTTAGCGAGTTATCAGAAGGAAGAGATGTCAGTGGCGGACCTGTGTCGCGCGTATGGAATCTCACGTCCAACGGCCTACCGCTGGATCAACCGTTACAACGAGACCGGACCAGAAGGACTCGTGGATCGCAGTCGCCGGCCGCACACCTGCTCGCACGCAACCCTTGAGCCGATGGAGAACGCTATTCTCGTGCTCCGTGCCAAGCATCCGTCTTGGGGCGCACGCAAACTCAAGGCAAGGCTTGAAATGTTACAGCCAGAACTGGTATGGCCTGCAGCTAGCACGTTCGGGAACATCCTGAGCCGCGCGGGCTTGACGAGTCCGCAGAAAAAAAGAAAACGCATCACGCCTTGCTCAGAGCCGTTCTCAATGGTCACGGGACCCAATCAACTGTGGTGTATGGATTTCAAGGGCTACTTCGTAACGGGCGACGGCAAGCGATGCGATCCGTTTACGATAACCGATGCCTATAGCCGTTATTTGATTCGTTGCCAGATCGTCTCGCGCATCGACCTTAGCCACGTTCGAGCGATCTGTGAAGCAGCTATGCGAGAGTACGGAATGCCAGCTCGAATCAGGACCGACAACGGCGCGCCGTTTGCGGGCACAGGGCTTATGGGACTTTCGAAGCTTGCGCTCGGCTGGATGAAGCTCGGGATCGTGCATGAGCGTATTCAGGCAGGCCGACCGCAACAGAACGGTCGTCACGAGCGCATGCATCGCACGCTGAAGGAGGACACGACGAAACCGCCTGCGTCATCTCTTCGTGCACAGCAGAGCCGCTTCGATAATTTTCGCTACGTCTTCAATAACGAGCGCCCACATGAGGGCCTGAAGAACGCAGTTCCGGCCAGTCTCTATCACCCCAGTTCTGTCCGACTGCCACGCAAATTGTCGGAGTTCACGTACCCCAAAGGGCTGCTTCTGCGAAAAGTGAATAACAGCGGCGACATCAGCTGGCACAAGACCAGAATTTTCATCAGCGAAGTATTCCGCTTCGAAGAACTTGCACTGGAGCTAACCACACCAGGGTTCTACAGAGTTTACTTTCGCGACCTCGAGGTAGGAGAGCTAAATGTGGAAGAGCTTCGTTTTAGAGCTGCACGAAGAGTCGTCTGA